The following proteins come from a genomic window of Geomonas sp. RF6:
- a CDS encoding OmpA family protein has translation MTPFLRLPPAYCCCLLLLAILSGCAAPKSYVVLLPKEGEPPGEVVVSTLEGSQVLNQPWEKVEIRNDLVPPGKPERVGEMNAQSEVLKVLSALPPQPVHFVLFFHFNSTELTAQSQRLLPEIVRCVQQRPAAEVIIVGHTDTVASEPYNYDLATRRARKVLNLLQKMGAAPLRVDLLSRGECELKVQTPDQTSESCNRRAEVTVR, from the coding sequence ATGACTCCGTTCCTCCGCCTCCCCCCGGCGTATTGCTGCTGTCTCCTTTTGCTCGCCATCCTCTCCGGGTGCGCGGCGCCAAAGAGCTATGTGGTCCTCCTACCGAAAGAGGGGGAGCCTCCCGGTGAGGTCGTTGTCTCCACCTTGGAGGGGAGCCAGGTGCTGAACCAACCGTGGGAAAAGGTGGAGATCCGGAATGATCTGGTCCCCCCCGGGAAGCCTGAGAGGGTAGGGGAGATGAACGCGCAGTCGGAGGTTCTGAAGGTTCTGTCCGCCCTTCCGCCACAGCCCGTGCACTTCGTCCTTTTCTTCCATTTCAACTCCACAGAGCTGACCGCGCAGTCGCAGCGCCTCCTGCCCGAGATCGTCAGATGCGTGCAGCAACGTCCTGCTGCCGAGGTGATCATCGTAGGGCATACAGATACGGTGGCATCTGAGCCATACAACTACGACCTCGCCACCCGGCGCGCTCGGAAGGTCCTTAACCTCCTGCAGAAGATGGGAGCGGCGCCGCTCCGGGTCGACCTCCTTTCCCGCGGCGAATGCGAGCTCAAGGTGCAGACCCCCGATCAGACGTCGGAGTCGTGCAACCGGCGGGCGGAGGTAACGGTACGCTGA
- a CDS encoding FecR family protein, with amino-acid sequence MDFLNDKGGFTGSATFHAMHLRQAGARLLFFILVVFLSIADPCTVSAEAPQGRVGMVKNVSGEGYVVRDGRRLPATVGFQLLRGDRLLTGSNGTMGVLLEDDTALSLGPSTESTIEHFAYDPARGSLGMVVRVARGVFGYLSGKIAKLAPGSVRVETPVATLGVRGTYFVARIEP; translated from the coding sequence ATGGACTTTCTCAATGACAAAGGGGGCTTCACCGGTAGTGCTACCTTCCACGCTATGCACCTGCGGCAAGCAGGGGCAAGACTTCTCTTTTTCATCCTTGTCGTCTTCCTGTCCATCGCAGATCCCTGCACTGTTTCCGCCGAGGCGCCTCAGGGGCGGGTAGGCATGGTCAAGAACGTATCGGGCGAAGGATACGTCGTCCGCGATGGCCGCCGTCTCCCAGCCACGGTGGGGTTTCAGCTTCTCCGGGGGGACAGGCTTCTCACCGGCAGCAATGGCACCATGGGGGTCCTGCTGGAGGATGACACGGCCCTCTCGCTCGGGCCCTCCACCGAAAGTACCATCGAGCACTTTGCCTACGACCCGGCCCGCGGAAGTCTCGGGATGGTGGTGCGGGTCGCGCGGGGCGTCTTCGGCTATCTCTCGGGCAAGATCGCAAAGCTCGCACCAGGGAGCGTACGGGTAGAGACACCGGTTGCCACCCTCGGGGTCCGAGGGACCTACTTCGTCGCCAGGATAGAGCCATGA
- a CDS encoding OmpA family protein: MIHTASRVLTIAAALALVPLGLVIGGCSSTLDDTYAQDQLEQARAAYAAAKADPHVEATAPDMLLEANLALQEAEKAHNADKMSSFAYVAQKKVQTARSMTEGKMAEAQLQKMSKENTALLMQKREREARLANERAAMTAQEARQAKEQMATREQELAKVRQEAQQNAATAEEARKTSEQARAEAMQARTEQAELMRELSNMKATETERGLVVTLGDVLFETGKSDISPRAKNAIDKLADFLNNHPDRNLMIEGYTDNVGSAAYNKDLSERRADAVRQALADRGVDDDRISIKGNGKTNPVASNDTRHGRQLNRRVEVIILNQGAAGGRVSQ, from the coding sequence ATGATTCATACCGCAAGCAGAGTGTTGACGATAGCCGCTGCCCTCGCGCTCGTTCCGCTGGGGCTGGTCATCGGAGGGTGCAGTTCCACACTCGACGATACCTATGCCCAGGACCAGCTTGAGCAGGCGCGAGCGGCGTATGCGGCAGCAAAAGCCGATCCGCATGTGGAGGCCACCGCTCCCGACATGCTTCTGGAGGCGAACCTGGCGCTGCAGGAGGCGGAAAAGGCACATAACGCGGACAAGATGAGCAGCTTCGCCTACGTCGCGCAAAAGAAGGTGCAGACCGCGCGTAGCATGACAGAAGGGAAAATGGCTGAGGCGCAGCTGCAAAAGATGAGCAAGGAGAACACGGCGCTCCTCATGCAGAAACGTGAACGCGAGGCGCGCCTGGCAAACGAGCGGGCTGCCATGACTGCCCAGGAAGCGCGCCAGGCCAAGGAACAGATGGCCACACGGGAGCAGGAGCTCGCGAAGGTCCGTCAGGAAGCCCAGCAGAACGCCGCGACGGCTGAAGAGGCGAGAAAGACCTCGGAACAGGCACGGGCCGAGGCGATGCAGGCCCGGACCGAGCAGGCCGAGCTTATGAGGGAACTTTCCAACATGAAGGCGACGGAGACGGAGCGCGGGCTTGTGGTGACGCTCGGCGACGTCCTCTTCGAGACGGGAAAATCCGACATATCGCCGCGCGCGAAGAATGCCATAGACAAACTCGCGGACTTCCTGAACAACCATCCGGACCGCAACCTGATGATCGAGGGGTACACCGACAACGTTGGGAGCGCGGCGTACAACAAGGATCTCTCTGAAAGGAGGGCGGACGCAGTGCGCCAGGCCCTGGCCGATCGCGGTGTCGACGACGACCGCATCAGCATCAAGGGGAACGGCAAGACAAACCCGGTGGCGAGCAACGACACCCGCCACGGCAGGCAGCTGAACCGCAGGGTGGAAGTCATCATCCTGAACCAGGGTGCTGCCGGAGGGCGCGTTTCGCAGTAA
- a CDS encoding DUF4398 domain-containing protein, whose translation MHSNNIKLHGLPAALALLGLALLGGCAATSEMATGRIDAADKAVAVASEGNTRTVAPAELRMAQDKLNAAKAAQINQDYDGAMRLANEAAADADYARARATTARTQQMVKDVQESVSMLRKEIQNSQSP comes from the coding sequence ATGCATTCAAATAACATCAAGCTGCACGGCCTACCCGCAGCGCTGGCGCTCCTGGGGCTTGCCCTCCTCGGAGGGTGCGCCGCCACGAGCGAAATGGCGACAGGCAGGATCGACGCGGCCGACAAGGCCGTTGCCGTAGCAAGTGAAGGAAATACGAGGACAGTGGCTCCGGCCGAGCTCAGAATGGCGCAGGACAAGCTAAACGCCGCGAAGGCTGCCCAGATAAACCAGGATTACGATGGGGCAATGAGACTCGCCAACGAGGCGGCGGCTGATGCCGACTACGCCCGCGCGAGGGCAACGACGGCAAGAACACAGCAGATGGTGAAGGACGTTCAGGAGAGCGTGAGCATGCTCAGAAAGGAGATACAAAACAGCCAGTCACCGTAA
- the lepA gene encoding translation elongation factor 4, with product MVIEHIRNFSIIAHIDHGKSTIADRLLEFTGALSDREKQDQFLDKMDLERERGITIKAQTVRLNYRADDGKDYILNLIDTPGHVDFTYEVSRSLTACEGGLLVVDASQGVEAQTLANVYLALDNNLEVFPVLNKIDLPAAEPERVKQEIEEIIGLDTHDAVLASAKEGIGTKEILEEIVKKIPPPVGDPEKPLKALLFDSWYDQYQGVIILVRIMDGTVKKGDKIQLMSTRKTHEVLKVGVFAPDMREVPGLSCGEVGFLIAGIKDVSDAKVGDTVTHLHKPCDTALPGYKEVKPMVFSGLYPIDTSQYEQLRDALAKLKLNDSSFSYDPETSLALGFGFRCGFLGLLHMEIIQERLEREFNLELITTAPTVVYRVHAPSGTMTTIESANQLPPVQDIAYIEEPFILASIHVPNEFVGGILALCEEKRGVQREIKYLTPTRVMVVYELPLNEVVLDFYDRLKSITKGYASLDYEILDYRQSDLVRLNIMINGEVVDALSLIIHKDKAYYRGRELVSKMKELIPRQMFEIAIQAAIGAKVIARETVKALRKDVLAKCYGGDITRKRKLLEKQKEGKKRMKNVGNVELPQEAFLAILKVEG from the coding sequence ATGGTAATCGAGCATATCCGCAATTTCTCCATCATCGCCCACATCGATCACGGCAAGTCGACCATCGCCGACAGACTTCTCGAATTTACAGGCGCCCTCTCCGACAGGGAAAAACAGGACCAGTTTCTGGACAAGATGGACCTCGAAAGAGAGCGCGGCATCACCATCAAGGCGCAGACCGTCCGTCTCAATTACCGCGCCGACGATGGCAAAGACTACATCCTAAACCTTATCGACACCCCGGGGCACGTCGACTTCACCTACGAGGTCTCCCGCTCCCTCACCGCCTGCGAGGGGGGGCTTCTCGTGGTGGACGCCTCCCAGGGTGTGGAAGCGCAGACCCTTGCCAACGTCTACCTTGCGCTGGACAACAACCTGGAAGTATTCCCGGTCCTCAACAAGATCGACCTCCCCGCGGCCGAGCCGGAGCGCGTCAAGCAGGAGATCGAGGAGATCATCGGCCTCGACACCCATGACGCAGTCCTTGCGAGCGCAAAGGAAGGAATCGGGACAAAGGAGATACTCGAGGAGATCGTGAAGAAGATCCCCCCTCCGGTCGGCGACCCCGAAAAGCCGCTGAAGGCGCTCCTTTTCGACTCGTGGTACGACCAGTACCAGGGGGTCATCATCCTCGTGCGCATCATGGACGGCACGGTGAAGAAGGGGGACAAGATCCAGCTCATGTCCACCAGGAAGACCCACGAGGTGCTGAAGGTCGGCGTCTTCGCCCCCGACATGCGCGAGGTCCCCGGTCTCTCCTGCGGCGAGGTCGGCTTCCTCATCGCCGGGATAAAGGACGTCTCCGACGCGAAGGTCGGCGACACGGTGACGCACCTGCACAAGCCGTGTGACACCGCGCTCCCCGGGTACAAGGAGGTGAAGCCGATGGTCTTCTCCGGCCTCTACCCGATCGACACCTCCCAGTACGAGCAGCTGCGCGACGCGCTTGCAAAACTGAAGCTCAACGACTCCTCCTTCTCCTACGACCCGGAGACCTCCCTGGCGCTCGGCTTCGGCTTCCGCTGCGGCTTCCTCGGGCTCTTGCACATGGAGATCATCCAGGAGCGCCTGGAGCGCGAGTTCAACCTCGAGCTCATCACCACAGCCCCGACCGTCGTGTACAGGGTGCACGCGCCCAGCGGGACGATGACGACGATCGAGAGCGCGAACCAGCTCCCGCCGGTGCAGGACATCGCCTACATCGAGGAGCCGTTCATCCTCGCCTCCATCCACGTGCCGAACGAGTTCGTGGGGGGGATCCTCGCCCTTTGCGAGGAAAAGCGCGGCGTGCAGCGGGAGATCAAATACCTGACGCCGACGCGTGTTATGGTAGTGTATGAGCTTCCCCTGAACGAGGTCGTTCTCGACTTCTACGACCGCCTCAAGTCGATCACAAAAGGGTACGCCTCGCTCGATTACGAGATCCTCGACTACCGTCAGAGCGACCTGGTGCGCCTCAACATCATGATCAACGGCGAGGTCGTCGACGCCCTCTCACTCATCATCCACAAGGACAAGGCGTACTACCGCGGCCGGGAGCTGGTCAGCAAGATGAAGGAGCTGATACCGCGCCAGATGTTCGAGATCGCCATCCAGGCCGCCATCGGCGCGAAGGTCATCGCCCGCGAAACGGTGAAGGCTCTCAGGAAGGACGTTCTCGCCAAGTGCTACGGGGGCGACATCACCAGGAAGCGCAAGCTTCTGGAGAAGCAGAAGGAAGGGAAGAAGCGAATGAAGAACGTGGGGAACGTGGAACTCCCCCAGGAAGCATTCCTGGCAATCCTCAAGGTCGAAGGGTAG
- the lepB gene encoding signal peptidase I, whose product MEDLKNITGEAPVQDVKPVKTKHVVREYAESIIIAVLLALVIRTFVVQAFKIPSGSMEDTLAIGDHILVNKFIYGTKIPFTDSRLVKLRDPRQGDVIVFEYPEDPSKDFIKRVVGTPGDTVEVINKKVYVNGKAYDNPHEVHKEQDIIPKEQNPRDFMGPVKVPANAYFVMGDNRDRSYDSRFWGFVSNEKIKGLAFIKYWSWDKDNFRVRFGSIGKLID is encoded by the coding sequence ATGGAAGATCTTAAGAACATTACGGGTGAAGCCCCGGTGCAGGATGTGAAGCCCGTCAAGACGAAACACGTGGTGCGTGAGTACGCAGAGTCGATCATCATCGCGGTGCTCCTGGCTCTGGTGATCCGCACTTTCGTGGTGCAGGCCTTCAAGATCCCTTCGGGTTCCATGGAAGATACCCTCGCCATCGGCGACCACATCCTGGTCAACAAGTTCATCTACGGCACCAAGATCCCCTTTACCGATTCACGTCTTGTGAAGCTGCGCGATCCGAGGCAGGGGGACGTCATCGTCTTTGAATACCCGGAGGATCCCTCCAAGGACTTCATCAAGCGCGTCGTCGGTACCCCGGGCGACACCGTCGAGGTGATCAACAAGAAGGTGTACGTCAACGGCAAGGCGTACGACAACCCGCACGAAGTGCACAAGGAGCAGGACATCATCCCGAAGGAGCAGAACCCGCGCGACTTCATGGGTCCGGTGAAGGTGCCGGCGAACGCCTACTTCGTCATGGGGGACAACAGGGACAGGTCTTACGACAGCCGCTTCTGGGGTTTTGTGAGCAACGAGAAGATCAAGGGGCTCGCCTTCATCAAGTACTGGTCCTGGGACAAGGACAACTTCCGCGTCCGCTTCGGCAGCATCGGGAAGTTGATCGACTAA
- a CDS encoding REP-associated tyrosine transposase, giving the protein MTRPLRIEFEGALYHVTSRGNERKKIFFTKRDYEKFREYLLEAKKKFGFILHCYVLMSNHYHLLIETPRMNLQRVMHYLNGSYSVYTNTKRKRSGHLFQGRYKSIVIDKDSYLAELSRYIHLNPVRAKIVVRPEDYPYSSYHAYVSDITDGMVSSRSILATFGADVSQAKSAYRAFVEVVIAEGTESPLEKAYPGGILGDEAFVADVLSNVDSNRLDDEEVAHRKALSQTMHVEMTLGRLCQHFGCALDEVKRKGDIRRKLCVYVLKKHCGATNKHISEVLSLRTSSSAAKIHQRLIKELECNDGLKRQLQALERALSIVQV; this is encoded by the coding sequence ATGACCAGACCATTGCGGATTGAGTTTGAAGGGGCTCTTTATCACGTAACATCGCGAGGGAACGAGCGGAAGAAGATCTTCTTTACGAAGCGGGATTATGAGAAGTTCAGGGAATATCTTTTGGAAGCGAAGAAAAAATTCGGCTTCATTCTTCATTGTTACGTGTTGATGTCAAACCACTACCATTTGCTAATAGAAACACCGAGAATGAATCTTCAAAGAGTCATGCATTATTTGAATGGGTCGTATTCAGTCTATACCAACACAAAGCGGAAACGGAGCGGCCATCTTTTTCAGGGGAGATATAAGTCCATTGTCATAGATAAAGACAGCTACTTGGCAGAGTTGAGCCGCTACATACATCTAAATCCGGTTCGGGCGAAGATTGTTGTGCGGCCAGAAGACTACCCTTACAGCAGTTATCACGCCTACGTGTCGGATATCACCGACGGGATGGTGAGCAGTCGAAGTATCCTCGCCACTTTCGGAGCTGATGTCAGCCAGGCGAAATCTGCCTACAGGGCCTTCGTTGAAGTTGTGATCGCTGAGGGTACGGAAAGCCCCCTGGAGAAGGCTTACCCCGGCGGCATCCTCGGTGACGAAGCATTTGTGGCTGACGTACTCTCAAACGTTGACAGTAATCGACTTGATGACGAGGAGGTAGCACATAGGAAGGCTCTGAGCCAAACGATGCATGTGGAAATGACTCTTGGTCGACTCTGCCAGCACTTTGGTTGTGCCTTGGATGAAGTTAAGAGGAAAGGGGATATCAGGCGTAAGTTGTGCGTCTACGTGCTGAAAAAGCACTGTGGCGCTACTAACAAACATATTAGCGAGGTTCTTTCGCTGCGAACGAGTAGCTCGGCGGCGAAGATACACCAAAGATTGATAAAAGAGCTTGAATGCAATGACGGGTTGAAGCGGCAGTTGCAGGCCCTGGAAAGGGCGTTGTCCATTGTCCAGGTCTGA
- a CDS encoding DUF4926 domain-containing protein translates to MKFKEYDVVRLMCDVPSYNLKKGDTGTVLIVFDPQSDEYEVEFCDEEGITLALVTLKGHQLEIVWTEF, encoded by the coding sequence ATGAAATTTAAAGAGTATGACGTTGTTAGATTGATGTGTGATGTTCCTAGCTATAATTTAAAAAAAGGTGATACTGGTACTGTACTGATTGTGTTTGACCCACAGTCAGACGAATATGAAGTCGAGTTTTGCGATGAAGAAGGAATAACTCTAGCGCTTGTGACTCTGAAAGGTCATCAACTAGAAATTGTGTGGACAGAGTTTTGA
- a CDS encoding DUF6883 domain-containing protein, which yields MVALAQATPVMPDDILAAVFADLSRFGRIAKGAQCEKTQLSVQDKLQRYLLNTNHPKGKDKAIWFEKALGFNLSNADNLAKQDYI from the coding sequence ATGGTGGCACTAGCACAGGCTACCCCGGTGATGCCAGATGATATTCTTGCTGCGGTCTTTGCCGATTTATCAAGGTTTGGGAGGATTGCAAAAGGTGCACAGTGCGAAAAAACTCAATTAAGTGTTCAGGATAAGTTGCAAAGATATCTATTGAATACTAATCACCCGAAGGGAAAAGATAAAGCCATATGGTTTGAGAAAGCCCTCGGGTTTAACCTTAGCAATGCTGATAATTTGGCTAAACAAGATTATATTTAA